In Alkalihalobacillus sp. FSL W8-0930, a single window of DNA contains:
- a CDS encoding PH domain-containing protein produces the protein MNDLKRLHPAAMLISLIAAVKSSIIPIIGSVVIGFANSNPFLKYVWIAILAFAIISSFLSWVTFYYKLDNGELYVQKGIFVKKKRYIQRQRVQSIDVKAGVLQRLFGMVGVDIETAGGSSEAEAHLSAITKEEAEAIRKELLGKESSRMRMNEELEGYEESGEEEIVEEGPTFTWKLGTERLVAAAMTSSGVGLIFSAVGALFTQFYQFIPDVWLDQSLGFVTSVGLSSILAITGIVFLALLVSWAISCVITILKYGGFQIEQYEKELVITRGLLERRQLTLQVNRITSVRLVRNLLRQPLGFVSVYVESAGGGSKDEQASTLLIPILKDSDLKDVLADILPEYSFEREYRPLPIRALWKMITQAFIVPVVVTAIASYFFFPYGLFGLMFLIVTIPFAWFTFKAGGSGAGDHYVWLRYREISLIEVIAPRWKVQAAEKQVSVIQKFQGLSTFKITVQSSLSGKSFHLANLTDKQADHLLAWYSRIHKKDEH, from the coding sequence ATGAATGACCTAAAGCGACTACATCCTGCAGCGATGCTTATTTCGTTAATCGCTGCAGTTAAAAGCTCTATTATACCTATCATCGGATCCGTCGTCATTGGATTTGCAAATTCAAATCCATTTTTAAAATATGTATGGATCGCTATATTGGCATTTGCAATCATAAGCTCATTTTTAAGTTGGGTAACGTTTTATTACAAATTAGATAACGGGGAACTTTATGTTCAAAAAGGAATCTTTGTAAAAAAGAAACGGTATATTCAACGGCAACGCGTCCAAAGTATTGATGTAAAAGCGGGGGTCCTCCAACGTTTGTTTGGAATGGTTGGCGTAGACATTGAAACGGCTGGAGGATCGTCTGAAGCTGAGGCGCATTTGAGTGCCATTACAAAAGAAGAGGCAGAAGCAATCCGTAAAGAGCTATTAGGTAAAGAGTCTAGCCGCATGAGAATGAACGAGGAGCTTGAAGGTTATGAGGAATCAGGAGAAGAAGAGATTGTAGAAGAAGGTCCAACATTTACTTGGAAGTTAGGTACAGAACGGCTTGTCGCAGCGGCCATGACCTCCAGTGGGGTAGGGTTAATCTTTTCGGCGGTTGGTGCGTTATTTACTCAATTTTATCAATTTATACCTGATGTATGGTTAGATCAATCATTAGGGTTTGTGACAAGTGTGGGACTTTCATCGATATTAGCAATTACAGGCATTGTTTTTCTGGCTTTGCTTGTTTCATGGGCGATATCCTGTGTGATTACCATCTTAAAGTATGGTGGGTTTCAAATTGAACAGTATGAGAAAGAACTTGTTATCACAAGAGGATTGCTTGAGAGACGCCAATTAACCTTACAAGTCAATCGAATCACAAGTGTACGACTTGTTCGAAACCTCTTGCGTCAGCCACTAGGCTTTGTGTCTGTATATGTAGAAAGCGCAGGTGGGGGATCAAAGGATGAACAAGCATCCACACTTCTGATTCCGATCCTAAAAGACTCAGATTTAAAGGACGTTTTGGCTGACATATTACCAGAGTATTCGTTTGAACGAGAGTATCGTCCTTTGCCTATTCGAGCGCTTTGGAAGATGATCACCCAAGCATTTATTGTTCCAGTTGTTGTAACTGCAATCGCTTCGTATTTTTTCTTTCCATACGGACTGTTTGGACTGATGTTTCTAATCGTTACCATTCCGTTTGCCTGGTTCACATTTAAAGCAGGGGGATCAGGAGCTGGGGATCATTATGTCTGGTTAAGATATCGTGAAATCAGCCTAATTGAAGTGATTGCGCCTAGGTGGAAAGTTCAAGCAGCAGAGAAGCAAGTATCTGTTATACAGAAATTCCAAGGACTTTCTACCTTTAAAATCACCGTTCAATCTAGCTTGTCAGGAAAATCATTTCATTTAGCAAACTTGACTGATAAACAAGCAGATCACCTTCTAGCTTGGTATTCTCGCATACACAAAAAGGATGAGCACTAA
- a CDS encoding conserved virulence factor C family protein, which yields MKIISIEPTPSPNTMKLIVSEHLRGGSKNTYNKSNYEDAPEIIKAMFEIEGVKSVYHVADFLAIDRHPKVDWKSILPKVREVFGEEGQADSNQQASLDGFGEVTVQLQLFKGIPMQIKLTDGEQEVRHGLPDRFAQAVAAAQKPEDNVVMERKWQDHGVRYGELQTIASDVAEEVAAAYSEKRLDALVKQATSTDETESKALLDRYTVTLDMLDVEDWRERYAALDQMDPKPSDLPVLEKALRDEKASIRRLAVVYIGMLEEENILPYLVEALNDPSITVRRTAGDCVSDLGDPAAIPAMIESLQDKSKLVRWRAAMFLYEEGDETAIEALKGAESDPEFEVALQAKMALERIEGGEEAKGSVWKQMTEARNQ from the coding sequence ATGAAAATTATTTCTATTGAACCAACACCTAGTCCAAATACAATGAAGCTAATTGTAAGTGAGCACTTGAGAGGTGGGTCTAAGAATACATACAACAAGTCCAATTACGAGGATGCACCTGAAATCATTAAAGCGATGTTTGAAATAGAAGGTGTTAAATCTGTTTATCATGTTGCAGATTTCCTAGCAATTGATCGTCATCCAAAGGTAGATTGGAAATCAATTTTGCCTAAAGTACGTGAAGTATTTGGAGAAGAAGGACAAGCTGACTCAAACCAACAAGCTTCTCTTGATGGGTTTGGCGAGGTAACGGTTCAGCTTCAATTGTTTAAAGGAATTCCGATGCAAATTAAGTTAACAGATGGAGAACAAGAAGTAAGGCATGGACTCCCTGATCGGTTTGCTCAGGCTGTAGCAGCTGCACAAAAACCAGAGGATAATGTGGTTATGGAGAGAAAATGGCAGGACCATGGCGTTCGTTACGGCGAATTACAGACGATCGCTTCAGATGTGGCGGAAGAAGTAGCTGCGGCTTATTCAGAAAAACGTCTAGATGCATTAGTGAAACAAGCAACATCTACAGATGAGACGGAGTCAAAAGCGCTTCTAGACCGTTACACGGTTACACTTGATATGCTAGATGTAGAGGATTGGCGAGAACGCTATGCGGCGCTTGATCAAATGGATCCGAAACCATCTGATTTACCAGTACTTGAAAAAGCGCTTCGTGATGAAAAGGCATCAATTCGCAGATTAGCTGTCGTTTATATTGGAATGCTAGAAGAGGAGAACATTCTTCCTTATTTAGTGGAAGCATTAAACGATCCATCGATTACTGTAAGACGAACGGCTGGAGATTGCGTGTCTGATCTAGGAGATCCAGCTGCTATTCCTGCAATGATTGAGTCCCTTCAAGATAAAAGTAAGCTGGTTCGATGGAGAGCAGCGATGTTTTTATACGAAGAGGGAGATGAAACAGCCATAGAAGCATTAAAAGGAGCAGAATCTGATCCGGAATTCGAAGTCGCCCTACAAGCTAAAATGGCCTTAGAACGTATTGAAGGCGGAGAAGAAGCAAAAGGCTCCGTTTGGAAGCAAATGACGGAAGCGCGTAACCAATAG
- a CDS encoding DUF2515 family protein: protein MNDQSQQYSSLFETIHVQRKRFNLDNLTRTSYYERFYNQHPEIRWALLAGLVSRNAGWNMTDLVNEWFRTLLKQEDREQLFAIYEVSNWTIFQDVCPQLMIYEQSKRLGKPLFFLLKEFGVSSFIINEWHMFWEKHSEERLCTALIINEQFVLEEAVLQKPLFKQIVSKKIFFHLEQHTHLSYVLLPSVDGCLYTLYVRPFQKVSNRIKLGKQLAYLLFHPDTYHSIHSFMMHRPHTGSRHDYDELMSWAPRVNSLPLRLVYPVIDHQMTKRDDWSYKYTKVAKYLTPVKPWKPIPRDQWVQHKWMMIYMAKTLKKWMS from the coding sequence TTGAATGATCAATCACAACAATATTCTTCTCTTTTTGAAACGATTCATGTACAACGAAAGCGATTCAATTTGGACAACCTGACTCGAACAAGCTATTATGAACGCTTTTACAATCAGCATCCTGAAATAAGGTGGGCACTGCTAGCAGGTCTGGTTTCCCGAAATGCAGGATGGAACATGACAGATCTGGTTAATGAGTGGTTCCGAACACTTTTAAAACAAGAAGATCGAGAGCAACTGTTTGCTATATATGAGGTAAGTAATTGGACAATATTCCAAGATGTCTGTCCACAGCTCATGATCTATGAACAATCAAAACGCCTTGGAAAACCATTGTTTTTTCTATTAAAAGAATTTGGTGTATCAAGTTTTATCATTAATGAATGGCACATGTTTTGGGAAAAACATAGTGAAGAGAGATTATGCACAGCATTAATTATTAACGAACAATTTGTTCTTGAAGAAGCGGTGCTGCAAAAACCTTTGTTCAAACAAATTGTCTCTAAAAAAATTTTCTTTCATCTAGAACAGCATACACATCTTAGTTATGTGTTATTGCCGAGTGTGGATGGATGCCTCTATACATTATACGTTCGTCCATTCCAGAAGGTTTCAAATCGAATTAAACTTGGAAAACAATTAGCTTACTTATTGTTTCATCCAGATACGTATCATTCCATTCATTCATTTATGATGCATCGTCCGCATACAGGATCAAGACATGATTATGATGAGCTCATGAGCTGGGCTCCACGCGTAAATAGTTTACCATTGCGCCTCGTTTATCCAGTTATTGATCATCAAATGACAAAAAGAGATGATTGGTCCTACAAGTATACGAAGGTGGCTAAATACCTTACTCCTGTGAAGCCTTGGAAACCAATTCCGCGAGATCAATGGGTACAGCATAAGTGGATGATGATCTATATGGCTAAGACGCTAAAAAAGTGGATGAGTTAA
- a CDS encoding type 1 glutamine amidotransferase domain-containing protein, producing MRLENKKILAVVDEEFEDLELWYPILRMQEEGATVDLVGEKASYTYTGKYGVPATTKFSYDQVEAADYDAILVPGGWAPDKLRRFPKLLQMVREMDQDQKAIGQICHAGWVLISADILKGKKVTSTPGIKDDMENAGATWYDEAVVIDGHIISSRRPPDLPAYAKAFADYVSQN from the coding sequence ATGCGTTTAGAAAACAAAAAGATTTTAGCTGTTGTAGATGAAGAATTCGAAGACTTAGAATTATGGTATCCCATTTTGCGTATGCAGGAAGAGGGAGCTACGGTTGATTTAGTTGGTGAAAAAGCTAGCTATACGTATACAGGAAAATATGGTGTCCCTGCTACAACGAAGTTCTCGTACGACCAAGTAGAGGCAGCCGATTATGATGCTATCCTTGTTCCAGGAGGCTGGGCACCTGATAAGTTAAGACGTTTCCCTAAATTACTTCAAATGGTTCGCGAAATGGATCAAGATCAAAAAGCCATTGGTCAAATTTGTCATGCGGGTTGGGTCCTTATTTCAGCTGACATTTTGAAAGGTAAAAAGGTAACAAGTACACCTGGAATTAAAGATGATATGGAAAATGCAGGCGCAACCTGGTACGACGAGGCTGTGGTTATTGATGGTCATATTATTTCAAGTCGTCGTCCACCAGATTTACCGGCATACGCTAAAGCATTTGCCGATTATGTATCACAAAATTAA
- a CDS encoding YppE family protein yields MDTHTLKHLTELNKRLLEMNQFAEATYLNEVRTESYSVDFFGMVKPFADEVKEKTEHWLPLAIERVQEKQPKDLHENQLIQTVDNFEVVAIKSFYPETSRKKQIETFKAVEYVLKQVEELL; encoded by the coding sequence TTGGACACGCACACATTAAAACACTTAACGGAACTTAACAAGCGCTTGCTTGAGATGAATCAATTTGCAGAAGCTACGTATCTTAATGAAGTGAGAACAGAGTCGTACTCTGTTGACTTCTTTGGAATGGTTAAACCGTTTGCTGATGAAGTGAAAGAAAAAACAGAGCATTGGTTACCACTTGCTATCGAACGGGTTCAAGAAAAACAACCGAAAGATCTGCATGAAAATCAGCTTATACAAACCGTTGATAACTTTGAGGTTGTAGCGATTAAATCCTTTTATCCGGAAACAAGTCGGAAAAAACAAATAGAGACATTTAAAGCCGTAGAATATGTGCTTAAGCAAGTAGAGGAGCTTCTATAA
- a CDS encoding thioredoxin family protein: MIERSLEEITSRIESKEDVIVFIHTPLCGTCKYVANMLQILEESYEALTIDQLNINQYPTFAQTWQIKSVPCLLVFQKGLGVCRQYSFPSIADVYKILQPYLSSTQKTKIKGE; the protein is encoded by the coding sequence ATGATTGAACGCAGTTTAGAGGAAATAACTAGCCGCATCGAGAGCAAGGAAGACGTCATTGTATTTATTCATACGCCTTTATGCGGAACATGTAAGTATGTAGCAAATATGCTTCAAATTCTTGAAGAATCATACGAAGCACTTACGATTGACCAACTAAATATCAATCAATATCCTACGTTTGCGCAAACATGGCAGATAAAAAGTGTTCCATGCTTGCTCGTCTTTCAAAAGGGGCTTGGGGTTTGTAGACAATATTCATTTCCGTCTATAGCGGATGTATACAAAATCCTTCAACCTTATCTTTCATCAACTCAGAAGACTAAAATTAAAGGAGAGTGA
- a CDS encoding TlpA disulfide reductase family protein yields the protein MKQASNFSLRHAITEDEYTLSSYLGKAVMLTFWTSWCPDSRVDLSLKQRLYQSMDYSKLEMLMINVTGRERINNVGDFVKEQGYTFPVLLDDGRTVYDQFKCAGVPTTVCIDADGQIVATLGEQASFQDVTNALATLLT from the coding sequence ATGAAGCAAGCTTCAAACTTTTCATTACGTCACGCAATTACAGAGGATGAATATACATTATCGTCCTACTTGGGTAAGGCGGTCATGCTAACGTTTTGGACAAGCTGGTGTCCGGATTCTCGGGTAGATCTTTCCCTTAAGCAAAGATTGTATCAATCTATGGATTATTCCAAACTTGAAATGCTTATGATTAATGTGACAGGGAGAGAACGAATTAATAACGTAGGAGACTTCGTTAAGGAGCAGGGGTATACGTTTCCTGTTTTGCTTGACGATGGACGAACCGTTTACGATCAATTTAAATGTGCAGGAGTCCCAACTACGGTCTGCATTGATGCAGATGGTCAAATTGTTGCTACATTAGGCGAACAAGCTTCATTTCAAGATGTAACAAATGCACTTGCTACCTTGTTAACTTAA
- a CDS encoding BrxA/BrxB family bacilliredoxin, whose amino-acid sequence MSMHYDEYMRQVVIPMRKELTENGFKELLTDEDVDSYMEQAEGTTLVVINSVCGCAAGLARPSAVTSLLHDHTPDHLVTVFAGQDREATAKMRSYLTDVPPSSPSMALLKGKELVHFIPREQIEGQEPETIIRNLALAYNEHCQEA is encoded by the coding sequence ATGTCAATGCATTATGATGAATATATGAGACAAGTCGTTATACCAATGAGAAAAGAATTAACAGAGAATGGGTTCAAAGAGCTTCTTACGGATGAAGATGTTGACTCGTATATGGAGCAAGCCGAAGGAACAACACTTGTTGTAATTAACTCTGTTTGTGGATGTGCTGCTGGACTTGCGCGACCATCTGCGGTTACGTCGCTTTTACATGACCATACTCCGGATCATTTGGTTACAGTATTTGCAGGTCAGGACCGAGAAGCGACTGCAAAAATGCGCTCGTATTTAACTGATGTCCCGCCCTCATCTCCATCGATGGCGTTACTTAAAGGAAAAGAACTCGTTCATTTCATTCCTAGAGAACAGATTGAAGGACAGGAGCCTGAGACAATTATTCGTAATTTAGCCCTAGCTTACAACGAACATTGTCAAGAAGCTTAA
- the ilvA gene encoding threonine ammonia-lyase IlvA, which yields MNSVHLEDIMIAHQRIKDVVTHTPLQLDQVLSERYNCNVYLKREDLQVVRSFKIRGAFYQISSLPHDELSKGVVCASAGNHAQGVAYSCQALKIKGTIFMPTTTPRQKVDQVNFFGKEYVDVVLVGDTFDDSYNEAMVYCDEHGMSFIHPFNQEKIIAGQGTVGMEILNDTECPIDFIFSSIGGGGLISGVSTYIKSVSPSTRMIGCEPLGAASMKESLKQGQVVELEHIDKFVDGAAVKKVGDLAFDICKETLDDIILVPEGKICTTILELYNQNAIVAEPAGAMPIAALDFYREQIKGKTVVCIVSGGNNDIGRMEEMRERSLIYEGLQHYFMIQFPQRAGALREFIQEVLGPEDDITRFEYTKKNNRSNGPVLIGIELAYNKDYGRLIDRLKEKNFDYQEINKDEHLFHLLI from the coding sequence ATGAATTCCGTTCACCTAGAAGATATAATGATTGCGCATCAACGCATTAAAGATGTTGTGACGCATACGCCCCTGCAATTAGATCAGGTTCTATCAGAGCGCTATAACTGTAATGTGTATTTAAAAAGAGAAGATTTACAAGTGGTACGATCCTTTAAAATTAGAGGCGCTTTCTACCAAATTTCCAGCTTGCCACATGATGAATTAAGTAAAGGAGTTGTATGTGCAAGTGCAGGAAATCATGCACAAGGTGTTGCTTATTCTTGTCAGGCACTGAAGATTAAAGGGACGATTTTCATGCCAACTACAACGCCCAGACAAAAGGTTGATCAAGTGAACTTTTTTGGTAAGGAATATGTTGACGTTGTGTTAGTTGGAGATACGTTTGATGACTCCTATAACGAAGCCATGGTGTATTGCGATGAACATGGCATGTCTTTCATCCATCCATTTAACCAAGAGAAAATTATTGCGGGTCAAGGGACAGTTGGAATGGAAATATTAAACGACACTGAGTGTCCGATTGATTTTATCTTCTCATCGATTGGTGGGGGAGGACTGATCAGCGGCGTAAGTACATATATAAAAAGTGTAAGCCCAAGTACTCGTATGATTGGATGTGAACCACTTGGGGCAGCTTCCATGAAAGAATCCCTAAAACAGGGACAAGTAGTTGAGCTTGAGCATATCGACAAATTTGTTGATGGTGCTGCGGTTAAAAAAGTTGGCGATCTAGCATTTGATATTTGTAAAGAAACGCTTGATGACATTATTTTGGTACCTGAAGGGAAGATCTGTACAACAATTCTTGAACTGTACAATCAAAATGCAATCGTGGCAGAACCAGCTGGTGCGATGCCAATTGCGGCGCTGGATTTTTATCGTGAGCAGATCAAGGGGAAAACCGTGGTTTGTATTGTAAGTGGAGGAAACAACGATATTGGAAGAATGGAAGAAATGCGAGAGCGTTCACTCATTTATGAAGGACTACAGCACTATTTTATGATTCAGTTCCCTCAAAGAGCTGGTGCGCTTCGAGAATTCATCCAAGAAGTACTCGGACCTGAGGATGATATTACTCGCTTTGAGTATACAAAAAAGAATAACCGGTCAAATGGACCTGTTTTAATCGGTATTGAACTGGCTTATAACAAGGACTATGGTCGTTTAATTGATCGTTTAAAAGAAAAGAATTTTGACTATCAAGAAATCAATAAAGACGAGCATTTATTTCACCTATTAATTTAA
- a CDS encoding YfcE family phosphodiesterase, protein MRLAFLSDIHGNATALEAVLNELNQQEIDKIYILGDLCFRGPEPKRVLELIQGLDNAEVIKGNADEWLTDGFRDGDFPEEAKELLNEERNWTLQRLSEEDLSYLKNLPEEFVLDELDSIIHAFHATPSSLYDVVNVDDTEAIENEIMQKDEADIYIYGHTHIPYVRSLHGKSVVNTGSVGLPFDGHPLASYLVVDVEEGRHRFHLNRVPYNREHVVELYRQSAYPNLKQLGTVIFYGVRP, encoded by the coding sequence ATGAGACTTGCTTTTTTATCAGATATTCATGGAAACGCGACCGCACTTGAGGCCGTTTTAAATGAATTAAATCAACAAGAAATCGACAAAATCTACATACTGGGTGATCTCTGCTTTAGAGGTCCGGAGCCCAAACGCGTACTTGAATTAATACAAGGGTTGGACAATGCAGAAGTGATCAAAGGAAACGCTGATGAATGGTTAACTGACGGATTCCGAGACGGTGATTTCCCGGAAGAAGCCAAGGAGCTATTAAACGAAGAACGTAATTGGACGTTACAACGATTGTCTGAAGAAGACCTTTCGTATCTAAAGAATCTGCCAGAAGAGTTTGTTTTGGATGAACTTGATTCTATTATTCATGCATTTCACGCTACTCCTAGTAGTTTGTATGATGTTGTTAATGTGGATGACACTGAAGCGATTGAAAATGAGATCATGCAAAAAGATGAAGCCGATATTTATATTTATGGACACACTCATATTCCATATGTTCGATCATTACATGGTAAGAGTGTTGTTAATACAGGGAGTGTAGGTCTTCCATTTGATGGTCACCCACTTGCCTCCTACCTTGTTGTGGATGTAGAGGAAGGCAGACACCGTTTCCACTTAAACCGGGTTCCTTATAACCGCGAGCATGTAGTGGAACTCTATCGCCAAAGCGCATACCCTAACCTAAAGCAGCTTGGAACGGTTATCTTTTACGGGGTTCGTCCTTAG
- the racA gene encoding chromosome-anchoring protein RacA — protein MDGYIKTKDISERLGVNPTTVQRWTKFFNIPCEQNELGHYFYTEEQVLVLSEINQELKAGKKMKDIQIDVGQLMATQEPSRSVKQAVPSAEYEEKLQEMMTHIQDIEQKLTQKADEVVSYQLLKHRSELDDMSAMLRRLENRLIRMEAKQSNEEEVLPMASGGTSRKGWKTLLQFFSF, from the coding sequence ATGGACGGATATATCAAAACGAAGGACATTTCAGAGAGATTAGGTGTGAACCCTACCACTGTGCAAAGATGGACGAAGTTTTTTAACATCCCATGTGAACAAAATGAACTCGGTCACTATTTTTATACTGAAGAACAGGTTTTAGTGCTAAGCGAGATTAATCAGGAATTAAAAGCAGGAAAAAAAATGAAAGACATTCAGATTGATGTTGGACAGCTGATGGCCACACAAGAACCTAGTCGTTCGGTAAAACAAGCCGTTCCATCTGCCGAATACGAAGAAAAGTTGCAGGAAATGATGACACATATCCAAGACATTGAGCAAAAATTAACACAAAAAGCGGATGAAGTTGTTAGTTATCAACTGTTAAAGCACCGCTCGGAACTAGACGACATGTCAGCGATGCTAAGAAGACTTGAGAACCGTTTAATCCGTATGGAAGCGAAACAATCAAATGAGGAAGAGGTACTTCCAATGGCATCAGGTGGGACAAGTAGAAAAGGGTGGAAAACGTTGCTTCAATTCTTTTCCTTTTAG
- the rnz gene encoding ribonuclease Z — protein MEFHFLGTGAGVPSLQRNVSSLAIRFLQERGVQWLIDCGEATQHQMMKSAISPSKIDRVFITHLHGDHIYGLPGFLGTRSFQGATTPLTIYGPEGLESFIQTALMISGTYLRYDLHFVEIYHGQTIDTGFATVSVCELKHTMKSFGFRIEEKDKPGELDVSKLQALHIPPGPIYQKIKLGETVVLKDGRTIDGTEFIGPKRNGRVVVIAGDTQPTDGMVKFAAEADVLIHEATFRSGLEENAHEFGHSTIQDAAEVATEAKVKQLILTHISSRYLNEEDAFTEEAMTYFKQTWIATDLSIFHLERFHR, from the coding sequence ATGGAGTTTCATTTTCTTGGCACCGGAGCAGGAGTCCCATCGCTTCAGCGAAATGTTAGCAGTTTAGCGATTCGTTTCTTGCAAGAAAGAGGCGTTCAATGGTTAATTGATTGCGGAGAAGCGACTCAGCATCAAATGATGAAATCGGCCATCTCTCCTTCAAAAATTGATCGCGTTTTTATTACTCATTTGCATGGGGATCATATTTACGGATTACCTGGTTTTCTTGGCACTCGGTCTTTTCAAGGAGCAACAACCCCTCTAACCATTTATGGTCCTGAAGGGCTTGAATCGTTTATTCAGACAGCTTTAATGATATCAGGTACGTATCTTAGATATGATCTTCACTTTGTTGAAATCTATCATGGCCAAACCATTGACACAGGTTTTGCAACGGTTTCGGTATGTGAATTAAAGCATACAATGAAAAGCTTTGGCTTTCGAATCGAAGAAAAGGATAAGCCGGGTGAGTTAGATGTAAGTAAGCTTCAAGCATTACACATTCCACCTGGTCCTATCTATCAAAAGATTAAGCTTGGAGAGACGGTTGTTCTTAAAGATGGTCGAACAATTGATGGAACAGAATTCATTGGACCTAAACGTAATGGCCGAGTCGTTGTCATTGCAGGAGATACACAACCAACTGATGGTATGGTTAAGTTTGCGGCTGAAGCAGATGTATTAATTCATGAAGCTACCTTTAGAAGTGGATTAGAGGAGAATGCTCATGAATTTGGACATTCAACGATACAAGATGCAGCGGAAGTGGCGACTGAGGCAAAAGTAAAACAACTTATTTTAACACATATTAGTTCTCGCTACTTAAATGAAGAAGATGCATTTACAGAAGAAGCGATGACTTATTTTAAACAAACATGGATTGCGACCGATTTGTCCATTTTTCATTTAGAAAGATTCCACAGGTGA
- a CDS encoding PH domain-containing protein, with product MREEPTQRLSKQSITIWRIQRSLEGFILVLLPIIYGVVLQYVDWPVWILTILLVILVLYFIAFVLIWPPIQWRRFRYQVLEQEIDIVQGVLIVRRTLVPMTRIQHVETEQGPILRRYKMASVEIQTAATTHRIPVLPIEEADQLRDQIARLAAVAIDE from the coding sequence ATGAGGGAGGAACCCACACAGCGTCTTTCAAAACAATCTATTACCATTTGGCGAATCCAACGCAGCTTGGAAGGGTTCATTCTTGTTCTTTTGCCAATTATCTATGGTGTGGTTCTGCAATATGTAGATTGGCCTGTTTGGATATTAACGATCCTTCTCGTAATCTTAGTTCTTTATTTTATCGCTTTTGTCTTAATTTGGCCTCCTATTCAATGGAGACGATTTCGCTATCAGGTGCTTGAGCAAGAAATAGACATCGTTCAAGGAGTGCTCATTGTCAGACGTACGCTCGTTCCAATGACACGCATTCAGCATGTGGAAACAGAACAAGGTCCAATTTTAAGACGATACAAAATGGCTTCTGTCGAAATCCAAACCGCAGCTACCACTCATCGGATTCCAGTGTTACCAATCGAAGAAGCTGATCAATTGCGTGATCAAATTGCGCGATTAGCGGCGGTGGCTATAGATGAATGA